The following are encoded together in the Pseudoalteromonas ulvae UL12 genome:
- a CDS encoding Dps family protein, translating to MTQLTSIGLNITQSEALTKQLNTLLSSYQIQYMNARGFHWNIKGRQFFELHLKFEEIYNDLLLKVDEVAERILTLGGQPKHAYSEYMSLSNISEAQGISDGATAVNNLLAGFEQLISHQRIILAQASEASDEGTASLMSDYIKEQEKLIWMLKAYLA from the coding sequence CACACAAAGTGAAGCATTAACAAAACAACTCAATACGTTATTAAGTAGCTACCAAATTCAATACATGAATGCTCGCGGCTTTCATTGGAATATTAAAGGACGACAATTCTTCGAGTTACATTTAAAATTTGAAGAAATTTACAACGACTTATTGCTCAAAGTAGATGAAGTGGCAGAGCGAATTTTAACCTTAGGTGGTCAACCCAAACACGCTTATTCTGAATATATGTCACTGAGCAATATCAGCGAAGCGCAAGGTATTTCAGACGGTGCAACAGCGGTGAATAATTTACTTGCAGGCTTTGAACAATTGATCAGCCATCAGCGCATCATTTTAGCTCAAGCAAGTGAAGCGTCTGATGAAGGTACCGCCTCGTTAATGAGTGACTACATCAAAGAACAAGAAAAGCTTATTTGGATGTTAAAAGCATACTTAGCATAA
- a CDS encoding ABC transporter permease codes for MSQLNKTWLVAKWEFMHFFKWKQELISKLVMLAIAAVVFFWHSSQEFVATDYKVSVIAKNAPDGQIGDFIFTRAQTNQETLMTMLQAGDIDALIVAKNEGSDATALDVYSQGKHGWQNDLAAIIEQHYAQQVTQQLGLTPAQLQQLQSPVQIFNQYLDNQIKTEAKTSSLTAIGVLALMAIGIFVSFAQIFVSITGEKQQRVTEQLYACMNAQTWIDGKIIGQMLLALKAMAGTLISMVLFYSFTQVVIRGQSLDLSIIDWSLLPWVLVFASLGLYLATAFMAAVAAAIDDPNHSGKSSFMLLPLVPMILTFIVMDSPSGLALTVLSYLPLTAFAAMPVKMALVEVSLWQPLLSIAITVCTCWFVRRVAGRMFKMGMVMYGKEPSYKQMFKWAFS; via the coding sequence ATGTCGCAGCTTAATAAAACATGGCTTGTTGCTAAGTGGGAGTTCATGCATTTCTTTAAGTGGAAACAAGAGCTAATAAGTAAATTAGTGATGCTGGCCATTGCTGCAGTGGTGTTTTTTTGGCATTCGAGCCAAGAGTTTGTCGCAACTGATTATAAGGTTAGTGTCATAGCGAAAAATGCACCTGATGGTCAAATCGGTGACTTTATCTTTACTCGGGCACAAACCAATCAAGAAACATTAATGACGATGCTGCAAGCGGGCGACATAGACGCGTTAATCGTTGCTAAAAACGAAGGCTCAGATGCCACGGCGTTAGATGTCTATAGCCAAGGTAAACATGGCTGGCAAAATGACTTAGCCGCAATTATTGAGCAGCATTATGCACAACAGGTCACTCAGCAATTGGGTTTAACACCGGCGCAATTACAGCAATTGCAAAGTCCGGTTCAAATATTTAATCAGTATCTTGATAACCAAATTAAAACGGAGGCAAAAACGTCGAGTTTGACAGCCATTGGTGTGTTGGCATTAATGGCGATTGGTATTTTTGTGTCATTTGCACAAATTTTTGTCTCTATCACCGGCGAAAAGCAACAGCGAGTGACTGAGCAGCTTTATGCGTGCATGAATGCGCAAACTTGGATAGACGGAAAAATAATTGGTCAAATGTTGTTAGCACTCAAAGCGATGGCAGGCACGTTGATTTCGATGGTTTTATTTTATAGCTTTACTCAAGTTGTTATTCGCGGCCAAAGCTTGGATTTAAGCATTATTGATTGGTCATTGCTCCCTTGGGTGTTGGTGTTTGCAAGCTTGGGTCTTTATTTAGCTACTGCGTTTATGGCGGCTGTCGCTGCGGCCATTGATGACCCTAATCACAGTGGTAAATCTTCATTTATGCTGTTGCCATTGGTGCCCATGATATTAACTTTTATTGTAATGGATAGCCCAAGCGGTTTGGCATTAACGGTATTAAGTTATCTGCCATTGACTGCATTTGCTGCCATGCCCGTAAAAATGGCTTTAGTTGAAGTCAGCCTTTGGCAGCCATTATTGTCAATTGCCATCACCGTTTGTACTTGCTGGTTCGTGCGCCGCGTAGCGGGTCGCATGTTCAAAATGGGCATGGTGATGTATGGCAAAGAGCCCAGTTACAAACAAATGTTTAAGTGGGCTTTTTCGTAA
- a CDS encoding ABC transporter ATP-binding protein, whose translation MQISVEGVVKSYAHVKAVKGMSFIVNEGEIFALLGPNGAGKSSLVRMLVGFTHADEGRIAVHLNDQEYGAIPNDELGYLPEDRGLYAEKTVSQNLLYFAALHGLDKSTAKERMDYWLERFELLDRKDQPLKSLSKGNQQKVQLVNAVLHQPKIVILDEPFSGLDPINQEKVVVFLAELKQQGMTVILSAHQMSMVEKLADRMLLMNHGEVVLYGSLNDIQQQIGVGAQLLVEFEELPKVETIAMALQNFEFSFNEHHLLEVNLASASQVNEALTQLLTLGHITKLESKKMDLHQLYLKAISDHQGAPDYVAA comes from the coding sequence ATGCAGATTTCTGTCGAAGGAGTGGTCAAAAGTTACGCCCATGTAAAAGCAGTCAAAGGAATGAGCTTTATTGTCAACGAAGGTGAAATTTTTGCGTTGTTGGGCCCTAATGGTGCGGGAAAATCATCATTAGTACGAATGCTGGTTGGCTTTACACATGCCGATGAGGGGCGCATAGCGGTTCATCTTAACGATCAAGAATATGGGGCGATACCCAATGATGAGCTGGGTTATTTACCAGAAGACAGAGGGTTATATGCAGAAAAAACCGTGAGTCAAAACTTACTGTATTTTGCTGCGCTTCATGGATTAGATAAGTCTACAGCAAAAGAAAGAATGGACTATTGGCTAGAGCGATTTGAATTATTAGACAGAAAAGATCAGCCACTTAAGTCCCTCTCAAAAGGGAATCAGCAAAAGGTGCAATTAGTGAATGCGGTATTGCATCAACCTAAAATTGTTATTTTAGATGAGCCTTTTTCGGGTTTAGACCCAATTAATCAAGAGAAAGTGGTGGTGTTTTTAGCTGAGCTAAAACAACAAGGCATGACAGTTATTTTAAGTGCACACCAAATGTCGATGGTCGAAAAACTGGCTGATCGTATGTTATTGATGAACCATGGTGAAGTCGTGTTGTACGGCAGTTTAAATGACATCCAACAACAAATCGGAGTTGGGGCGCAACTGTTGGTGGAGTTTGAGGAGTTACCTAAAGTTGAAACCATTGCGATGGCTCTGCAAAATTTTGAATTCAGCTTCAATGAGCATCATCTGTTGGAGGTGAATTTAGCCAGCGCATCACAAGTCAATGAAGCGTTAACCCAGTTGTTGACCCTTGGTCATATCACCAAACTAGAAAGTAAAAAAATGGACTTACATCAGCTGTATCTTAAAGCTATTTCAGATCATCAAGGAGCACCCGATTATGTCGCAGCTTAA
- a CDS encoding sigma-54 interaction domain-containing protein — MHSLKDLLADSDLLLNAAGEGIYGFDLEGNAVFINPAAERMTGWKSQELLGKKIHQYHHHSHKNGQCYPAHECQIYATLQDGQPRHVNNEVFWRKDGSYFDVEYTSTPVYHQGEIVGAVALFRDVSQQKQTEQALRDALKEIQALSEKLQAENVYLQRELSENWPDSGLVGQSQIFQTMLNQLALVSKTDSTVLILGENGTGKELVARNVHQLSQRKHAPLVKVNCAAFSDNLLESELFGHEKGSFTGANERRKGRFELANKGTLFLDEIGELSLAAQSKLLRVLQEQEFERVGGNQTIHVDIRIIAATNRNLLEMVEQGRFRMDLYYRLNVFPIQVPALRERKEDIPMLCLNILQSLNKKLGKHIDSISQQSLTKLSGYSWPGNIRELQNILEREAILSQRSTLNISQKLHHVHSSTDPHFISLDEVQKNYIVQVLNHCNWVIGGEKGAAKQLNLADSTLRSKMQKLDIKRSKTRHS, encoded by the coding sequence ATGCACTCTTTAAAAGATTTACTCGCCGATTCAGATTTATTACTCAATGCCGCAGGTGAAGGTATTTATGGTTTTGATTTAGAAGGCAATGCCGTCTTTATTAATCCTGCTGCAGAGCGAATGACAGGCTGGAAAAGTCAGGAGTTACTCGGTAAAAAAATCCACCAATATCATCACCACAGCCACAAAAATGGTCAATGTTACCCTGCCCATGAATGCCAAATTTACGCTACCCTGCAAGATGGCCAACCTCGCCATGTCAACAATGAGGTATTTTGGCGTAAAGATGGCAGCTACTTTGATGTCGAATACACCTCAACACCCGTTTATCATCAAGGTGAAATTGTCGGTGCAGTGGCACTTTTTCGCGATGTCAGCCAGCAAAAACAAACAGAGCAAGCGTTGCGAGATGCCCTTAAAGAAATACAAGCCCTCAGTGAAAAGCTGCAAGCCGAAAACGTTTATTTACAAAGAGAGCTTTCTGAGAATTGGCCTGATTCAGGGCTGGTTGGCCAAAGCCAGATTTTTCAAACAATGCTCAATCAGTTAGCGTTGGTCAGTAAAACAGACAGCACAGTGCTGATATTGGGCGAAAATGGCACAGGAAAAGAACTCGTCGCCCGCAATGTTCACCAGCTGAGCCAACGAAAGCACGCCCCCCTCGTTAAAGTTAATTGCGCAGCCTTCAGCGACAACCTCTTAGAATCTGAGTTATTTGGCCATGAAAAGGGCTCATTTACCGGCGCCAATGAGCGACGTAAAGGCCGTTTTGAACTAGCCAATAAAGGGACTTTATTTCTGGATGAAATTGGCGAGTTATCATTAGCGGCACAAAGCAAATTACTTCGTGTACTTCAAGAGCAAGAATTTGAACGCGTTGGCGGTAACCAGACTATCCACGTCGACATTCGCATCATTGCTGCGACCAATCGAAATTTACTCGAAATGGTTGAGCAAGGTCGGTTTCGCATGGATTTGTATTACCGGTTAAACGTCTTTCCGATTCAAGTTCCAGCACTGCGTGAACGCAAGGAAGATATTCCAATGCTTTGTTTGAATATTTTGCAAAGCCTCAACAAAAAGCTCGGTAAACATATAGACAGTATCAGCCAGCAAAGCTTAACAAAGCTCAGCGGCTATTCGTGGCCAGGAAACATCCGTGAACTGCAAAACATTCTTGAGCGTGAAGCTATTTTATCCCAACGCAGCACATTGAATATTAGTCAGAAATTACACCATGTTCACTCCTCTACAGATCCTCACTTCATCTCTTTAGACGAAGTACAAAAAAACTATATTGTACAAGTTCTTAACCATTGCAATTGGGTCATTGGTGGCGAAAAAGGCGCAGCCAAACAACTTAATTTAGCAGACAGCACACTGCGCTCAAAAATGCAGAAACTAGATATTAAACGTTCAAAAACAAGACATTCGTAA
- a CDS encoding sensor domain-containing diguanylate cyclase — protein MNIKKRTFLAVIFCALSIFSVISLAYILNNHVQKTESIWTEFVSLEIEKAQIMQEIGYGFGYGGFIHNFKNYVLRQEKKTYLAAKSNALLTLNAIEQYKALNTQSDTLEQLKILETTVLNYQKNLEIAHRLISKGASANDIDKQVKIDDRATIAAIAKLRLTIQNSAAYTVSLAKTNLNSTQATLVFGFAFIVTLLLISCTYIVYNLYLMQIKFKEVDTLFDSSPYAILSVNHLGLIKKANAMASVIFGYSAKQLLTMNIDSLVPDQFASAHRQHRTKFMTSEQHLAMQGRKEQLYGKNQFGQLIPVSIAVASYYTGKTKQAIAIIKDDSLELKLKKESRQDCLTKIGNRTACNELINQSIAHAKRHNQPLSVIMIDIDNFKVINDNFGHLVGDSVLEKIAGLLSAHIRETDHLFRWGGEEFIVLTPGCNESQAHELAEKLRMKAVYHHFDEHFSVSISLGVTGFHIDQDNHKTFIQRADQALYKAKNNGRNQSYCL, from the coding sequence ATGAATATAAAAAAACGGACCTTTTTAGCTGTTATTTTTTGCGCTCTGAGCATTTTCAGTGTTATATCACTCGCCTATATTCTCAATAACCATGTACAAAAAACAGAATCAATCTGGACAGAATTCGTTTCTTTAGAAATAGAAAAAGCACAAATAATGCAAGAGATTGGCTATGGATTTGGCTATGGCGGGTTTATTCACAATTTCAAAAACTATGTGTTAAGACAAGAAAAAAAGACGTATTTAGCTGCAAAAAGCAATGCCTTACTCACGCTTAATGCCATTGAGCAATACAAAGCACTCAACACCCAGTCCGATACCTTAGAGCAACTCAAAATATTAGAAACGACGGTGCTAAATTACCAAAAAAACTTAGAGATTGCGCACCGTCTAATTTCCAAAGGCGCTTCAGCTAATGACATCGACAAACAAGTCAAAATTGACGATAGAGCCACCATTGCGGCCATTGCGAAACTGCGGTTGACCATCCAAAATAGCGCGGCCTATACAGTAAGCTTAGCCAAAACAAACCTTAACAGCACACAAGCGACATTGGTATTTGGCTTTGCCTTTATTGTCACTTTACTTTTAATTTCATGTACTTACATTGTTTACAACTTATATTTGATGCAAATAAAATTTAAAGAAGTCGATACCTTATTTGATTCCTCTCCCTATGCCATATTAAGTGTGAATCACTTAGGGTTGATCAAAAAAGCCAATGCAATGGCGTCAGTAATTTTTGGGTATTCAGCTAAGCAACTATTAACGATGAACATCGACTCGTTAGTGCCTGATCAGTTTGCCTCAGCACATCGTCAGCACCGCACGAAATTTATGACTTCAGAGCAACACCTAGCCATGCAAGGCCGTAAAGAGCAGCTTTACGGTAAAAATCAATTTGGCCAATTAATCCCGGTAAGCATTGCCGTCGCCTCTTATTACACAGGTAAAACTAAGCAAGCGATTGCAATCATTAAAGATGATTCTCTCGAACTCAAGCTAAAAAAAGAAAGCCGTCAAGACTGCTTAACTAAAATCGGCAATCGTACTGCATGCAATGAATTAATTAATCAATCCATTGCTCATGCCAAACGTCATAACCAGCCGTTATCGGTCATCATGATTGATATTGATAACTTTAAAGTGATTAACGACAACTTTGGTCATCTGGTCGGAGACAGTGTACTTGAAAAAATAGCAGGATTATTAAGTGCACACATCAGAGAAACAGACCATTTGTTTCGCTGGGGTGGTGAAGAGTTTATCGTTTTAACACCCGGTTGTAATGAATCTCAAGCTCACGAATTGGCCGAGAAATTACGTATGAAAGCTGTCTACCACCATTTTGATGAGCATTTTTCAGTCTCCATTAGTTTGGGCGTCACAGGGTTTCACATCGACCAAGATAACCATAAGACTTTTATACAACGAGCCGACCAAGCCTTGTACAAAGCTAAAAACAATGGTCGAAACCAAAGTTACTGTCTCTAG